CCCGGTCCTGCCAAGCCGCGTGGGCCGGCCTCGCCGGGGTGTGATCCCGGCGCCAGCGGGCGAAATCGACGGGCCGCGGTTCGAGGTGTTCCTCGCCCGGCAGACCGCTTTCGACCTGCATCGCGCCCGCCAACAGGCGCGCGACGGCCTCGCCGTGACGACGCGCGAGAATCTCGAGCGCGGGCAGACGTCCGGCCAGATCGCCGAGCGTTCGTGCCTCCGGCGGCGGCAACCCGATCGTGGCGTCTTCGAAGATCGCGAGATCCGGCGTGTCGATCGCCGGCGTGGCGGATGAGCCGCCCTGCGCGGAAGCCGGAGCGGCGGATTCCAACCGCTCGACCGATATCGGGGCCGTTGATTCCTTCGCAATGGACGTCGCTTCGGGGGTGGATTTTTGAGTCGCCGACGCGCTTTCCACCGATGTTGTAACGGCTGCGGACGAAGCCTCGCGTGACGCGGATGTTTCGTCTGTGTTCGATGTCTCCTGGCCGGACGAGACTTGACGCGCATCCCGCGGTTCGGTTTGGGCTTCCGAAACTCCAGCGGTCGAACCGTCGCGCATGTCCTCTTCCAAAGCTCGGCGGGACACTTCGGCTCGCTCCAGGGCCTGGTCGCAGGCGCGGTCGAAGAGTGCCTCTGGCGACCTGGCGCCGCGCGTTCGCGGTGCGCTGAGCAGCGCGTCGATGAAAGAGCGATGATCCGATTCGAGGTTGACGAGGCTCATCCACACCTCCCGGCTCCGTTTCGTCTTTTTGGGACGCGTCGGGGCCGAAACGTCATTCAGCAATCCGTGTGCCAGCCGCGCGAATTGTGTAAGTGCATGATCTTACTCGAATATTATGGGATGGACGGGCAGGGAGGTGGCGGTCGTCGCGGCAAACGCTGCTTGGCCGGCGGGTAAAAACTGCTGGGTCGCAAAAAATCACGGGGTCGAAAAGAAAAGCCCCGGCGAACCGGGGCGTTTCGGAAAAGTCGGAGACTGCGGGCGTTGGTTACATCATGCCGCCCATGCCGCCCATGCCGCCGCCGGGCATTCCGCCGCCGCCGCCGTGACCCTTCTCCTCGGGCTTCTCGGTCACCATGACCTCGCAGGTGAGCATCATGGTCGCGACCGAGGCGGCGTTCTGCAGCGCGCAGCGCGTGACCTTTTTCGGGTCGATGATGCCGGCCTTGAGCATGTCGGTGTACTCATCGGCACCGGCGTCGTAGCCGAACGCGCCTTCGTTGTTCATGACCTTCTCGACCACGATCGCGCCTTCGCCGCCGGCGTTGGCCACGATCTGGCGGATCGGCTCCTGCATGGCGCGCATGATGATATCCACGCCGGCCTGCTGGTCGCCTTCGAGTTTGAGCTTGCGCAGGGCGGGCAGGGCGCGCAAATAAGCGACGCCGCCGCCGGGCACGATGCCTTCCTCGACCGCCGCGCGGGTGGCGTTGAGGGCGTCTTCGACGCGGGCTTTCTTTTCCTTCATCTCGATCTCGGTGGCCGCGCCGACCTTGATCACCGCCACGCCGCCGATCAGCT
The Deltaproteobacteria bacterium DNA segment above includes these coding regions:
- the groEL gene encoding chaperonin GroEL (60 kDa chaperone family; promotes refolding of misfolded polypeptides especially under stressful conditions; forms two stacked rings of heptamers to form a barrel-shaped 14mer; ends can be capped by GroES; misfolded proteins enter the barrel where they are refolded when GroES binds; many bacteria have multiple copies of the groEL gene which are active under different environmental conditions; the B.japonicum protein in this cluster is expressed constitutively; in Rhodobacter, Corynebacterium and Rhizobium this protein is essential for growth); this translates as ILTGGQVVAEELGIRLDSIGLDALGRAKRVVIDKDNTTIIDGAGDPKKIDGRVSQIRAQIEETTSDYDREKLQERLAKLIGGVAVIKVGAATEIEMKEKKARVEDALNATRAAVEEGIVPGGGVAYLRALPALRKLKLEGDQQAGVDIIMRAMQEPIRQIVANAGGEGAIVVEKVMNNEGAFGYDAGADEYTDMLKAGIIDPKKVTRCALQNAASVATMMLTCEVMVTEKPEEKGHGGGGGMPGGGMGGMGGMM